One genomic segment of Methanothermococcus okinawensis IH1 includes these proteins:
- a CDS encoding radical SAM protein translates to MDVVEVLENSIKAYKLTTKYHGNFTDLKRALFLGWYCNLTKPCKFCYMSSQKSKIKNPKSARRRIESILAEAVLMKRIGWKLEFISGGYGYTVEELNDILEMVSYVQKSKQYLNVGIVGFENLNLNVIEGVVGAVETVNDELHDYLCPQKPIDKTKEMLLKAKEYNLKTGITIILGMGEKEEDIEKLLNLIEELDLNRITFYSLNPQKETIFEGKPSIATLEYMNWVSSVRLNFPKMEIITGTWVDKLTNIGPLIMSGSNTITKFPLFSIFGKKEGITVENEIKSTGRELLGTFSDIEALEGKKDLRDLKRSPYVDEDIEISDKNIERLRFLESRINNKIDSYVRKTLKNLK, encoded by the coding sequence ATGGATGTCGTAGAAGTATTGGAAAACTCAATTAAAGCATATAAATTAACAACAAAATATCATGGAAATTTCACTGATTTAAAGAGAGCTCTATTTTTAGGATGGTATTGTAATTTAACCAAACCTTGCAAATTTTGCTATATGTCATCTCAAAAGTCAAAAATAAAAAACCCAAAATCTGCGAGAAGAAGAATAGAATCCATACTTGCAGAGGCTGTATTGATGAAGAGAATAGGTTGGAAATTAGAGTTTATCTCTGGCGGGTATGGATATACTGTGGAGGAATTAAATGATATTCTTGAAATGGTTTCCTATGTTCAAAAATCAAAGCAGTATTTAAATGTTGGAATAGTGGGTTTTGAGAACTTAAATTTAAATGTAATTGAGGGAGTAGTTGGAGCAGTAGAAACAGTAAATGATGAGCTCCACGATTACCTATGCCCACAAAAACCTATTGATAAAACAAAGGAAATGCTTTTAAAAGCAAAGGAGTATAATTTAAAAACTGGAATTACCATAATATTGGGCATGGGTGAAAAGGAAGAAGATATCGAAAAACTTTTAAATTTGATTGAAGAACTCGACCTAAATAGGATTACATTCTATTCACTAAATCCACAAAAAGAAACCATATTTGAAGGAAAACCATCTATTGCCACATTGGAGTATATGAATTGGGTTTCGTCGGTTAGATTGAATTTTCCAAAGATGGAAATAATCACAGGAACATGGGTGGATAAACTTACAAATATAGGTCCGTTAATAATGAGCGGTTCAAACACCATTACAAAATTTCCACTATTTAGTATATTTGGAAAAAAGGAAGGAATTACCGTAGAAAATGAAATAAAATCCACTGGGAGAGAACTTCTAGGGACTTTTTCAGATATTGAAGCTTTGGAAGGAAAAAAGGATTTAAGGGATTTAAAACGCTCTCCTTATGTTGATGAAGATATAGAAATAAGTGATAAAAACATTGAAAGATTAAGGTTTCTTGAAAGTAGAATAAATAATAAGATAGATAGCTATGTCAGGAAGACATTAAAAAACTTAAAATAA
- a CDS encoding PUA domain-containing protein → MKHRPLNREEIKSVKNHLITYLGNNIENFKFENLYVLEDKDKYDVIYANKEVLEILKNFAKNIYGVGISFGNFEIKHSNSGNKINKINKIKFSISLEGMSLISKDIVKNYIIVNKKGETLFLYGRDIFKSSILEMNGGGKVAVFNKNRELLGIGNYGGGDMIKNIIDKGWYLRKGG, encoded by the coding sequence ATGAAACATAGACCTTTAAATAGGGAAGAAATAAAATCTGTTAAAAATCATCTTATAACTTATCTTGGAAATAATATAGAAAATTTTAAATTTGAGAACTTATATGTTTTAGAGGATAAAGATAAATATGATGTAATATATGCAAATAAAGAAGTTCTCGAAATTCTTAAAAATTTTGCCAAAAATATCTACGGTGTAGGTATATCATTTGGAAATTTTGAAATTAAACATTCTAATAGTGGAAATAAAATAAATAAAATAAATAAAATTAAATTTTCAATATCGTTAGAAGGCATGTCTTTGATTTCAAAAGATATTGTAAAAAACTATATAATTGTAAATAAAAAAGGCGAAACTTTATTTTTATATGGTAGGGATATATTTAAATCATCAATTTTGGAGATGAATGGTGGAGGAAAGGTTGCAGTATTTAATAAGAATAGGGAGCTCTTGGGTATTGGTAACTATGGTGGCGGAGATATGATAAAAAATATTATAGATAAAGGATGGTATTTAAGAAAAGGAGGATAA